The following are from one region of the Segatella oris genome:
- a CDS encoding iron ABC transporter permease: MSKGIRYCMLMCAGIVILFALNLIVGSVKIPIAATVQFLFPFLSSDGAMSLQASHPSWHFIIMDSRLPQALTALLSGASLAVCGLLLQTAFRNPLAGPGIFGINSGAGLGVALVMLLMGGSVTTAAFSMSGFMAILLSAFIGAMVVTLLLFFFSSMVRSSVMLLIIGIMIGYLSNSAISILNFFATEEGVKSYLVWGLGNFGGVSMAHMPLFASVVILGLTASLLMMKPLNALLLGEQYAENLGINTQRTRNFLLVVTGILTAITTAFCGPVAFIGLAVPHIARLLLCTDNHHWLLPATILTGAAVALLCNLLCFLPGERGVIPLNAVTPLLGAPIIIYVITKKR, translated from the coding sequence ATGTCTAAAGGTATAAGATATTGCATGTTGATGTGTGCGGGGATTGTGATTTTATTCGCATTAAACCTGATTGTGGGCAGTGTAAAGATACCCATAGCGGCGACTGTGCAATTTCTTTTCCCGTTTTTGAGTAGTGATGGAGCCATGTCTTTGCAGGCATCTCATCCTTCATGGCACTTCATTATCATGGATTCGAGACTTCCACAAGCCTTGACTGCGCTTCTGTCGGGTGCTTCCTTGGCTGTATGTGGCCTGTTGTTACAGACTGCTTTTCGCAATCCTTTGGCCGGTCCCGGCATCTTTGGTATCAACAGTGGAGCAGGATTAGGTGTGGCTTTGGTCATGCTGTTGATGGGGGGAAGCGTAACAACAGCAGCCTTTTCGATGAGTGGTTTTATGGCTATTCTGCTGTCTGCATTCATTGGAGCCATGGTAGTTACTCTGCTGCTCTTTTTCTTTTCATCAATGGTCAGAAGCAGTGTGATGCTTCTTATCATAGGAATTATGATAGGTTATCTGTCTAATTCGGCAATCTCCATATTGAATTTCTTTGCAACAGAGGAGGGAGTGAAATCCTATTTAGTGTGGGGATTAGGGAATTTTGGCGGTGTTTCCATGGCTCACATGCCTCTTTTTGCCTCGGTTGTCATCTTAGGTCTGACAGCTTCTCTTTTGATGATGAAGCCTTTGAATGCCTTACTTTTAGGAGAACAGTATGCCGAAAACCTTGGCATTAACACGCAACGGACACGTAACTTTCTGCTTGTTGTGACGGGAATTCTGACTGCAATCACTACTGCTTTCTGTGGTCCTGTAGCTTTTATTGGGTTAGCAGTGCCGCATATTGCACGCTTGTTGCTGTGCACCGACAATCACCATTGGCTTTTACCTGCAACTATTCTTACAGGAGCTGCAGTTGCATTGCTCTGTAACTTGCTGTGCTTCCTGCCCGGTGAGAGGGGAGTCATTCCGTTGAATGCAGTGACTCCTTTGTTGGGAGCACCTATAATTATCTATGTTATCACCAAAAAAAGATGA
- a CDS encoding YncE family protein, translating to MKKILLSLSALLMGVVLFTSCDDDDTPQLRPVPTTEGAFVMCSGNIGKKIPGSVSYWDYSKNSISNNAFSQANGRGLGSTPNDGVCYGSKIYYVVDGENTIEVVDKNQKSIKQIKTTDLLGKEEGKSPRHIIASYGAVWVTTYGGYVAAIDTTTFALRKSYKVGSYPEGLTVANGRLYVANSDYSKGNGSISEINLATDKVTEHKVEGSKNPQAIFIDRTGFYILDWGGYDENWKQIGAGLKVLKVKNGKDIAEDVVANATSATYYNGVFYTVNAPSGAASVSYSKYNTSNHTTSSMKYSYDETKFSPSYIAADPVTGRLFLSFYEKVGGYASYATAGYLKEFDASGKELHSAKIGVGPCAIFFNTKINWK from the coding sequence ATGAAAAAGATTTTATTAAGTTTATCTGCCCTGTTGATGGGTGTAGTTTTATTTACGTCGTGTGATGATGATGATACTCCACAGCTACGTCCTGTGCCAACGACTGAAGGTGCATTTGTTATGTGTTCGGGAAACATAGGAAAGAAAATTCCTGGCTCAGTGAGCTATTGGGATTATTCAAAGAATAGCATCTCAAACAACGCTTTCAGTCAGGCGAATGGGCGTGGATTGGGTAGTACGCCTAATGATGGAGTCTGCTATGGCAGTAAGATCTATTATGTCGTTGATGGTGAAAATACTATCGAGGTGGTAGACAAGAACCAAAAGTCTATTAAACAGATAAAAACGACAGATTTGTTAGGCAAAGAAGAGGGGAAAAGTCCACGCCATATCATTGCTTCTTATGGTGCTGTTTGGGTGACGACATACGGTGGATATGTTGCAGCCATAGATACAACGACGTTCGCGTTACGCAAGAGCTACAAGGTGGGTTCCTATCCGGAAGGGCTCACAGTGGCTAATGGAAGACTCTATGTTGCAAATAGTGATTACAGTAAGGGCAACGGTTCTATCTCTGAAATCAATTTGGCTACAGACAAAGTAACAGAACACAAGGTTGAAGGAAGTAAGAATCCACAGGCTATTTTTATTGACAGAACAGGATTTTACATATTAGATTGGGGTGGTTATGATGAAAATTGGAAGCAAATAGGTGCCGGATTGAAAGTTCTCAAGGTAAAGAATGGAAAGGATATAGCTGAAGATGTTGTAGCCAATGCAACGAGTGCAACTTATTATAACGGTGTATTCTATACGGTAAATGCACCTTCTGGAGCTGCTTCTGTAAGCTATAGTAAATACAATACCTCTAATCATACAACATCTTCCATGAAGTATAGCTATGATGAAACGAAGTTCTCACCTTCTTATATCGCTGCAGATCCCGTGACAGGTCGCTTATTTTTATCTTTCTATGAGAAGGTTGGAGGTTATGCAAGCTATGCAACAGCAGGCTATCTCAAGGAGTTTGATGCAAGCGGAAAGGAGCTTCATTCAGCCAAGATAGGTGTAGGCCCTTGTGCAATCTTCTTTAATACCAAGATTAATTGGAAGTAA
- a CDS encoding FHA domain-containing protein, with amino-acid sequence MKRVRCPKCDNYITFDETKYQTGQSLIFECPECGKNFGIRMGVSKLRNAQKDEQLNELANEKGCGSIVVIENVFHYKQVIPLQMGDNVIGRYMKGSDINCPIETNDPSIDMTHCIINVSRNKEGNLKYVLRDGPSYTGTFVDNEILGNRERRVIADGSLFTIGATSIILRITEE; translated from the coding sequence ATGAAACGTGTACGTTGCCCGAAATGTGATAACTACATTACATTTGATGAAACCAAATATCAGACAGGCCAATCCCTGATTTTTGAATGCCCGGAATGTGGCAAGAACTTTGGCATCCGCATGGGAGTATCTAAACTTCGCAACGCTCAAAAGGATGAACAACTAAATGAATTAGCCAACGAGAAAGGTTGCGGCTCTATTGTTGTCATTGAGAACGTGTTTCATTATAAACAGGTAATTCCCCTGCAAATGGGTGATAATGTCATTGGCCGCTACATGAAAGGAAGTGATATCAACTGTCCTATCGAAACCAATGATCCCAGCATTGACATGACACATTGCATCATTAATGTCAGTCGCAACAAAGAAGGTAATCTCAAATATGTGCTGCGTGACGGGCCAAGCTATACAGGAACCTTTGTCGACAACGAAATCTTAGGCAATCGTGAGCGCAGAGTCATCGCAGATGGCAGCCTTTTTACCATTGGCGCCACAAGCATCATCCTTCGCATAACAGAAGAATAA
- a CDS encoding ABC transporter substrate-binding protein has translation MKKSFIAFLILIIGVFTSCSHSQIGQGTGGGDTVYLDNARHLTIVKYKGYTVVKLTNPWKQGKTLHTYVLVPKGKAGDRVCKALPSLVGQAATIVRTPVRKSVVFSTVYCALLYELKADEAINGVCDLQYISIPDVQKRARMKPTDARYIVDCGNSMGADIEKIIDLKPEVMLISPFENSGGYGKLESIHIPIIETADYMETSALGRAEWMKFYGLLYGREEEAFTLYNEVKDSYEKLKQKARKAKMALSVLTEKKTGSVWYVPGGRSVIGSLLHDAGAHYAFANDTQAGSLALPFETVLDRAGSSDVWLFKYNEHPATLQELSDEYVGYRQFKAFQTQNVFACDCTRRPYFEEVSFHPDRLLSDIIQIVHPDIAGFAPMYYYERLK, from the coding sequence ATGAAAAAGAGTTTCATAGCTTTTTTAATACTGATTATCGGTGTTTTCACTTCTTGTTCCCATTCCCAAATAGGGCAGGGAACAGGTGGTGGAGACACCGTTTACTTGGATAATGCCCGTCATCTGACGATTGTCAAATATAAAGGCTATACTGTTGTCAAACTGACAAATCCGTGGAAGCAGGGTAAAACGCTGCATACTTATGTGCTTGTTCCAAAAGGGAAAGCCGGCGACAGGGTATGCAAAGCGCTTCCCTCCTTGGTTGGTCAGGCGGCAACGATAGTCAGAACGCCCGTCAGAAAATCGGTAGTATTTTCGACGGTATATTGTGCATTGCTTTATGAGCTTAAGGCAGATGAAGCTATTAATGGCGTCTGTGATCTGCAATATATTTCTATTCCGGATGTGCAGAAGCGTGCACGGATGAAACCAACAGATGCTCGTTACATCGTTGATTGTGGGAATAGCATGGGTGCAGATATAGAGAAGATTATCGATTTAAAGCCAGAAGTGATGCTGATTTCACCTTTTGAAAACAGTGGAGGATATGGAAAATTAGAGAGTATTCATATTCCAATCATTGAAACTGCTGACTATATGGAGACTTCTGCTTTAGGAAGAGCCGAGTGGATGAAGTTCTATGGACTGCTTTATGGGCGTGAGGAAGAAGCCTTTACCTTATATAATGAGGTGAAAGACAGTTATGAAAAACTGAAGCAAAAAGCCCGTAAAGCGAAGATGGCTCTATCTGTTCTCACAGAAAAGAAGACCGGAAGTGTGTGGTATGTCCCTGGGGGGCGTAGCGTGATTGGGAGTCTGTTACATGATGCAGGGGCACATTATGCATTTGCCAATGACACGCAGGCGGGGAGTCTCGCCCTGCCTTTTGAAACGGTTTTGGATAGGGCTGGTTCAAGTGATGTATGGCTGTTCAAGTACAATGAGCATCCGGCTACATTACAGGAATTGTCAGATGAATATGTCGGTTATCGCCAGTTTAAGGCTTTCCAGACTCAAAATGTCTTTGCTTGTGACTGTACACGCAGGCCATATTTTGAAGAAGTAAGCTTTCATCCAGACAGATTGTTGAGTGACATCATCCAAATTGTTCACCCTGATATTGCCGGTTTTGCTCCTATGTACTATTATGAGCGATTAAAATAG
- a CDS encoding TonB-dependent receptor plug domain-containing protein, protein MKRRRQKIAIGLCFHLMACSPLAAQQSVDSVRVYDLKEVDVHGIRGRRGLVDVVPVSVVNRRDILNMGITDIADALHRMPGVNLRDYGGAGGVKTIGVRGFGAQHTGVSYDGILLSDIQSGAVDVSRYALDNVASLNLAVGGNSDVFISAREAASAAVFSIETLKELPQDRRVHMTTQLKFGSFGYISPFIYYLQSISKGVTLSANGEYIYAENNYPFVLRNGIYKTREHRNNSRMNSGHGELNVYVQMGRNGKVEGKVYYYDNDRLLPGIVKLYNKINGESLHDRNAFAQIGWQQHTSDELWSWKAKGKFNWSSSSYRDKYYPNAVMDADYWQREAYGSLTLLFCPSDKVSVSYAGDYIFNSLNSSLDTDVRPFRHTFLQTLSVKYTVPHLVLLGRTLYSLYLNSAKRGEHAKNLRRFSPSLSISYQPFSSEQLYIRASYKNIFRAPTFNESYFFHYGSTNLQPELTDQFNLGLTWQSMLWNRLNMQMTLDGYLNHVKDKIVAVPYNMFVWTNVNVGKVDAKGYELSLRGDYRMNAKHHLGFVGSYSYQRVSNRTDKLLPDYGKQIAYLPLHTLSTSLKWGNPWIDVVVHGEGCSSRWATNSHYEGTQLKGYWDMGLTLSRAFQLCRGQVLLRGDIKNLLDQQYEIVGNYPMPGISYQFAINYKF, encoded by the coding sequence ATGAAACGTCGCAGACAGAAGATTGCAATAGGATTATGCTTTCATTTGATGGCCTGTAGCCCGCTTGCAGCCCAACAGTCTGTGGATAGTGTACGTGTATACGACTTAAAAGAGGTCGATGTACATGGCATACGTGGACGTCGCGGGCTTGTTGATGTTGTGCCTGTAAGTGTAGTCAATCGCCGGGATATACTCAATATGGGCATCACAGACATTGCTGATGCCTTGCATCGTATGCCTGGAGTGAACCTACGTGATTACGGAGGAGCTGGTGGTGTGAAGACAATCGGCGTGCGAGGTTTTGGTGCTCAGCATACAGGAGTAAGCTATGACGGTATTCTCTTGAGTGATATTCAGAGTGGAGCTGTAGATGTTTCGCGCTACGCTTTGGATAATGTTGCATCGTTGAATTTGGCAGTAGGTGGAAACAGTGATGTGTTTATTTCGGCTCGTGAGGCTGCTTCTGCAGCGGTATTTTCCATAGAAACGCTGAAAGAACTGCCACAGGATCGACGTGTTCACATGACAACTCAACTCAAGTTTGGCTCGTTTGGCTACATCAGTCCTTTCATCTATTATCTTCAGTCGATTAGTAAAGGGGTGACGTTATCAGCTAATGGAGAATATATCTATGCCGAGAACAACTATCCTTTTGTGCTGCGTAATGGTATTTACAAGACGCGTGAACATCGTAATAACAGTCGTATGAACAGTGGACACGGGGAATTGAATGTTTATGTTCAAATGGGTAGAAACGGCAAGGTGGAGGGAAAAGTCTATTATTATGATAATGATCGTCTTTTGCCTGGTATCGTTAAGCTTTATAACAAGATTAATGGGGAGTCGTTACATGACCGTAACGCCTTTGCACAGATAGGGTGGCAGCAGCATACTTCTGATGAATTGTGGAGTTGGAAGGCAAAGGGTAAGTTTAATTGGAGCAGTTCAAGCTACCGGGATAAGTATTATCCAAATGCCGTGATGGATGCAGACTATTGGCAACGTGAGGCATATGGTTCATTAACTCTGTTGTTCTGTCCTTCCGATAAGGTGTCAGTATCTTATGCAGGTGACTATATCTTCAACAGTCTCAACAGCAGTTTGGATACTGATGTACGTCCATTTCGACATACATTCTTGCAGACTTTGTCTGTAAAATATACCGTCCCGCATCTTGTTTTGTTGGGACGTACTTTATATTCTCTTTATTTGAACAGTGCAAAAAGAGGCGAACATGCGAAGAATTTGCGTAGGTTTTCTCCTTCTTTATCAATATCCTACCAGCCATTTTCTTCAGAACAACTTTATATAAGAGCCTCATATAAGAACATTTTCCGTGCTCCTACTTTCAATGAAAGCTATTTCTTTCATTATGGAAGCACCAACTTGCAACCCGAACTTACCGATCAATTTAATCTTGGTCTGACGTGGCAAAGCATGTTATGGAACAGATTAAACATGCAAATGACACTTGATGGCTATCTCAATCATGTGAAAGATAAGATAGTTGCAGTGCCTTATAACATGTTTGTTTGGACCAATGTGAATGTTGGAAAGGTGGATGCCAAGGGCTACGAACTATCGTTGCGGGGTGATTATCGTATGAATGCAAAACATCATCTCGGCTTTGTTGGCAGTTATAGTTATCAACGTGTGAGCAATCGTACTGACAAATTATTGCCTGATTATGGCAAACAAATCGCCTATCTTCCTCTGCATACCCTATCGACATCTTTGAAATGGGGAAATCCTTGGATAGATGTTGTTGTTCATGGAGAAGGATGTAGCAGTAGGTGGGCAACCAATTCGCATTATGAGGGAACTCAATTAAAGGGGTATTGGGATATGGGGCTTACGCTCAGTCGTGCTTTTCAGTTATGTCGTGGGCAGGTGTTATTGCGTGGAGATATCAAGAATTTGTTGGATCAGCAATATGAAATTGTTGGTAATTATCCTATGCCCGGCATCAGTTATCAGTTTGCAATTAATTATAAATTCTAA
- a CDS encoding Do family serine endopeptidase: MRMFGKYVLGAMCVGALALSTGAFIKVNAAPATEAVVSGQPVDLTYAAEKALPAVVHIKYVQNSKVQTVEMEDDPFSDFFGPFGFFGYPDQGNGKQKRKVQTPKREATGSGVIISPDGYIVTNNHVVNGADELTVTLNDNREFSARIIGTDPNTDLALIKINGKNLPTLPIGDSDNLKVGEWVLAVGNPYNLSSTVTAGIVSAKARSMGGEGSNGPQISSFIQTDAAINPGNSGGALVNAKGELVGINAMLYSQTGSYSGYGFAIPTTIMNKVVSDLKQYGTVQRAVLGIRGGDVLNYINAQKDANKEVDLGTNEGVYVAEVSDGSSASAAGIVKGDVITEADGKKITKMSELQELLSKKRPGEKVTLTYLHNKSKRSKTVTLMNAQGNTKVIKTADLDVLGASFRPVTEQQKKEFDLSFGLEVTKVGKGAIKDGGIEQGFIMQYANDTPLKSISDLQELVKSASTSKDPVLIVKGVWPSGKRDYKVVKVSE; the protein is encoded by the coding sequence ATGAGAATGTTTGGTAAGTATGTTTTGGGTGCAATGTGCGTAGGTGCACTTGCCCTTTCTACAGGAGCTTTCATTAAGGTGAACGCTGCACCGGCGACAGAAGCAGTGGTTTCCGGCCAACCTGTTGACTTGACTTATGCTGCAGAGAAGGCACTTCCTGCGGTTGTTCATATTAAATATGTACAGAATTCTAAGGTTCAAACTGTAGAGATGGAGGATGACCCGTTCAGTGACTTCTTTGGACCTTTCGGCTTCTTTGGTTATCCTGACCAAGGAAACGGCAAGCAGAAGCGCAAGGTGCAAACACCAAAGAGGGAGGCAACCGGCAGTGGAGTGATTATAAGTCCTGATGGTTATATTGTCACTAACAATCATGTTGTGAATGGTGCAGACGAGTTAACGGTGACTTTGAACGACAATCGGGAGTTCTCTGCCCGCATTATTGGAACAGATCCCAATACGGATCTTGCACTCATCAAGATTAATGGAAAGAACCTTCCAACTTTACCTATAGGTGACAGTGACAATCTAAAGGTTGGTGAATGGGTGCTTGCTGTGGGTAATCCCTATAACCTAAGTTCAACGGTAACCGCCGGAATTGTCAGTGCCAAGGCGCGTTCAATGGGCGGAGAAGGCTCTAATGGCCCTCAGATTTCCAGCTTCATTCAGACTGATGCAGCTATTAATCCTGGAAACTCCGGGGGTGCATTGGTAAACGCCAAGGGTGAACTTGTAGGCATAAATGCCATGCTTTATTCACAAACAGGCTCTTATAGTGGTTATGGTTTTGCCATTCCAACGACTATCATGAATAAGGTTGTAAGTGATTTAAAGCAGTATGGTACAGTTCAACGTGCTGTTCTTGGTATTCGAGGTGGTGACGTATTGAACTATATCAATGCACAGAAAGATGCAAATAAAGAGGTTGATTTGGGTACCAACGAGGGTGTTTATGTTGCTGAAGTCTCTGATGGAAGCTCTGCATCTGCAGCTGGTATCGTTAAAGGTGATGTGATAACGGAGGCTGATGGCAAGAAGATAACCAAGATGTCTGAGCTTCAGGAGTTGTTGTCGAAGAAGCGTCCTGGCGAGAAAGTAACGTTGACTTATCTCCACAATAAATCAAAACGGTCGAAGACAGTGACCTTGATGAATGCACAAGGCAACACGAAAGTGATTAAAACGGCAGACCTTGATGTGCTTGGTGCAAGCTTCCGTCCTGTTACAGAACAGCAGAAGAAGGAGTTTGATTTGAGCTTTGGTCTTGAGGTGACAAAGGTTGGAAAAGGTGCTATTAAAGATGGAGGTATCGAACAAGGTTTCATCATGCAATATGCTAATGACACACCTCTTAAGAGTATTTCAGACCTTCAGGAACTTGTTAAGAGTGCTTCAACCAGCAAGGATCCTGTGCTGATTGTCAAGGGAGTTTGGCCTTCTGGGAAGCGTGATTATAAGGTGGTCAAGGTCTCAGAATAA
- a CDS encoding SPOR domain-containing protein — protein MIELERHIEILLLTNDCVIIPAFGGFMAHYTAARFDERDFSFLPPTRTVGFNPLLKINDSLLAQSYVEAYDISYPEALCRIEQETEEMKQILEREGKYELKDLGTLFINDEGHYTFEPCEAGLLTPALYGLSCFEFKRLDAVETFETEQEVNIVAPQPKAQLLDFNTTANGEEKEEEAYTIRRSVVRNIAIACIAILVFLLLPSSLGNGDIATMTGNKIDTDFLTYIMPKDVTIGNATTHITKDITKKAVETVQQKQTADNNKIKADLIPAAAPKNYYCIVLASRVTRKNAKLFVRELHRKGYTEAGVLTQNNRTKVIYGEYASEREARNIVNKLNNKAEFADCWVMHIK, from the coding sequence GTGATAGAGTTAGAAAGACATATAGAAATACTTTTGCTCACAAATGACTGTGTCATAATCCCTGCTTTCGGTGGATTTATGGCACATTATACGGCTGCGCGTTTTGACGAGAGAGACTTTTCGTTTCTTCCGCCAACACGAACTGTCGGCTTTAATCCCCTTCTTAAAATCAACGATTCTCTTCTTGCACAATCCTATGTTGAGGCTTACGATATCAGTTATCCAGAAGCATTGTGTCGCATAGAGCAGGAAACAGAAGAAATGAAGCAAATACTTGAGAGAGAAGGTAAATACGAGTTGAAAGACTTAGGCACTCTATTTATCAATGATGAGGGGCACTATACTTTCGAACCTTGTGAAGCCGGACTCCTCACTCCTGCCCTTTATGGACTTAGTTGCTTTGAATTCAAACGATTAGATGCTGTGGAAACGTTTGAAACCGAACAGGAGGTGAACATTGTAGCGCCGCAACCAAAAGCACAGCTCTTAGATTTCAACACAACCGCCAATGGCGAAGAAAAAGAAGAAGAGGCTTATACTATTCGCCGAAGCGTAGTAAGAAACATCGCCATTGCATGTATTGCCATATTGGTATTCTTGTTGTTACCCTCGTCTTTGGGTAATGGAGACATAGCAACTATGACTGGAAACAAAATCGATACAGACTTTCTTACATATATCATGCCCAAGGATGTGACTATAGGAAATGCGACAACTCATATCACAAAAGATATAACTAAGAAAGCCGTTGAAACTGTACAACAAAAGCAGACTGCAGACAATAACAAGATAAAAGCAGACCTCATTCCGGCAGCCGCACCCAAGAACTACTACTGCATTGTGCTGGCCAGCAGAGTTACTCGCAAGAATGCAAAGCTTTTTGTGCGTGAGCTTCATCGTAAAGGTTACACAGAAGCAGGCGTGCTTACACAGAACAACCGCACAAAAGTCATTTATGGAGAATATGCTTCAGAACGAGAGGCACGCAATATTGTCAATAAACTCAACAACAAAGCGGAGTTTGCTGATTGTTGGGTGATGCATATTAAATAA
- a CDS encoding cob(I)yrinic acid a,c-diamide adenosyltransferase: MKIYTKGGDKGMTSLLHGERVAKDDIRIETNGQLDELNALLGIVVALMKPNHPDALRLQNIQKLLMKIMGQIADNGQEHLREDASLSEMITSLEHFIDAETSRERFSFVVPGGSLLAAHLQYARAKARTCERRMWTLHRDYPLDETVMKLMNRLSDYLFVLALCV, translated from the coding sequence ATGAAAATCTATACAAAAGGCGGAGATAAAGGGATGACGTCTTTGCTGCATGGAGAACGTGTTGCCAAGGATGATATCCGAATAGAAACCAATGGGCAACTTGATGAGTTGAATGCTTTATTAGGCATTGTTGTGGCCTTGATGAAGCCAAATCATCCGGATGCTTTGCGATTGCAAAACATACAGAAACTTTTAATGAAAATCATGGGGCAAATCGCTGATAACGGGCAAGAGCATTTGCGTGAAGATGCTTCTTTGTCTGAAATGATTACAAGTTTAGAGCATTTTATTGATGCCGAAACGAGTAGAGAACGCTTTTCTTTCGTTGTTCCGGGTGGTTCGTTGTTGGCTGCTCACTTGCAATATGCCCGTGCAAAGGCCCGTACATGTGAACGAAGAATGTGGACACTTCATCGTGATTATCCTTTAGATGAAACGGTGATGAAACTGATGAACCGACTGAGTGATTATCTGTTTGTATTGGCTTTATGCGTCTGA